From one Euwallacea fornicatus isolate EFF26 chromosome 4, ASM4011564v1, whole genome shotgun sequence genomic stretch:
- the LOC136350890 gene encoding sialin codes for MATTEKQTTKWTDTLSCRHILNIMVIAGFMFNYMLRVNISIAIVAMTENNTRVENGTVANLSRSRIDETRFNWTSQESNAILGSFFWGYVLTELPGGRMAEIVGARIIFGGGMLMASILTILTPFAAYLNFHVLLILRAALGFFLGATWPAIPPMASKWVPPMERSKFTAHMMASSLGAALTMPVCGYLISTIGWASVFYVTGVIGIVWSALWFYLIYDSPAQHPRISAKERIEIETKITEGEGGKAVKPSYVPWKQIFLSPPVWAIVITHGCSVFGYFTVVNQLPTYMKDILHFDIKANGLWSSLPYLGKYIMAVIAAFTADKLRQSGKLSTTATRKIFTAFALLVPGFLMVLQALWGMNAILSVTVFTLSLFFNGAVTAGYLANGLDIAPNFSGTIFGLANTLSSFGGWLSTKIVGILTLKQSVFDTWKYVFWILVFTYIFGALFYLIFGTGKLQKWNNSDENNEREKELQPLKTKQDNTNDIVHVS; via the exons ATGGCCACTACAGAAAAACAAACTACAAAATGGACAG aTACGCTATCATGTCGTCATATACTAAATATAATGGTTATCGCGGGTTTCATGTTCAATTATATGCTGAGGGTGAACATTTCGATTGCGATCGTAGCAATGACAGAAAACAACACGAGGGTCGAAAACGGGACTGTCgcaaatttatcaagatcCCGAATAGATGAGACACGTTTCAATTGGACCTCGCAGGAATCAAACGCCATTTTAG GCAGCTTCTTTTGGGGATATGTACTCACCGAACTCCCTGGAGGCAGAATGGCGGAGATAGTAGGAGCGCGCATAATCTTCGGAGGAGGAATGCTGATGGCTTCGATTCTCACCATTCTCACGCCCTTCGCggcatatttgaattttcacgTTTTATTGATATTAAGGGCCGCATTGGGATTCTTTTTAGGTGCGACGTGGCCTGCCATACCTCCCATGGCATCTAAATGGGTACCACCAATGGAGAG ATCCAAGTTCACAGCTCATATGATGGCTTCAAGTCTCGGAGCAGCCCTCACTATGCCGGTATGCGGCTATTTGATTAGCACTATAGGCTGGGCAAGTGTCTTTTACGTCACTGGAGTGATTGGAATTGTGTGGTCAGCTCTCTGgttttacttaatttatgATTCACCTGCTCAACATCCTCGAATATCCGCGAAGGAGAGGATAGAGATTGAGACCAAGATTACAGAAGGAGAAG GAGGGAAAGCGGTGAAACCCTCCTATGTCCCATGGAAACAAATATTCCTGAGTCCACCAGTGTGGGCTATAGTCATAACGCATGGATGTTCTGTGTTTGGATACTTCACAGTGGTTAACCAACTGCCAACATACATGAAGGATATTCTGCACTTTGACATAAAGGCAAATGGACTTTGGAGCAGTTTGCCATATTTGG GCAAATACATCATGGCAGTGATTGCCGCCTTCACGGCAGATAAATTACGCCAATCGGGCAAACTTAGCACCACGGCAACTCGCAAAATATTCACAGCATTTGCTCTCCTGGTGCCAGGATTTTTAATGGTTCTGCAAGCATTATGGGGAATGAACGCCATATTATCGGTGACTGTCTTTACTTTAAGCTTGTTCTTCAACGGGGCTGTAACCGCCGGATATTTGGCAAACGGCCTAGACATCGCTCCGAATTTCTCTGGAACCATCTTTGGATTAGCTAACACCTTGTCGAGTTTCGGAGGGTGGCTCTCTACGAAAATAGTTGGGATCCTCACGTTGAAGCAAAGCGTGTTTGATACTTGGAAATACGTTTTCTGGATTCTCGTATTCACTTATATTTTCGGAGCGTTGTTTTACTTGATTTTTGGCACGGGgaaacttcaaaaatggaaCAATTCAGATGAGAACAACGAACGCGAGAAAGAGCTGCAGCCTTTAAAGACGAAACAGGATAATACGAACGATATTGTTCATGTAAGCTGA